From a single Sorghum bicolor cultivar BTx623 chromosome 5, Sorghum_bicolor_NCBIv3, whole genome shotgun sequence genomic region:
- the LOC8064835 gene encoding probable BOI-related E3 ubiquitin-protein ligase 3 gives MPIPGMHMQQAIAGHQLLLPALVAATTAGRLAESATTSTSGRPGSGAHVLASELQRQHSAEIDALVRAECDLLRAGLEQARKRQCDALARAAAAAAAAAPALREVEAELAAALRRAADLEELLREAAAECQAWCGLARSNGAVAAGLRAAIDAVLRQGAGGAGTALPAVVEGFGDSGGGTDDAQSCWCCYEEEQAAETAAASASASSSSSWNWNGRWACKACGEGEASVLLLPCRHLCLCKACERRTEACPVCLATKNACIHVAAD, from the coding sequence ATGCCGATCCCGGGGATGCACATGCAGCAGGCGATCGCTGGACACCAGCTGCTGTTGCCGGCGCTCGTCGCGGCGACGACCGCAGGCCGGCTGGCCGAGTCCGCGACGACGTCGACCAGCGGGCGCCCGGGGTCGGGAGCGCACGTGCTGGCGTCGGAGCTGCAGCGGCAGCACAGCGCGGAGATCGACGCGCTGGTGCGGGCCGAGTGCGACCTGCTGCGCGCCGGGCTGGAGCAGGCGCGGAAGCGGCAGTGCGATGCTctggcgcgcgccgccgccgccgccgccgccgcggcgcccgCGCTGCGGGAGGTGGAGGCCGAGCTGGCCGCCGCGCTCCGCCGCGCCGCGGACCTCGAGGAGCTGCTCCGGGAGGCGGCCGCCGAGTGCCAGGCGTGGTGCGGGCTCGCGCGCAGCAACGGCGCCGTCGCCGCTGGGCTCCGCGCCGCGATCGACGCGGTGCTTCGGCAGGGCGCCGGCGGGGCTGGTACGGCGCTGCCCGCCGTCGTGGAGGGCTTCGGCGACTCTGGCGGCGGCACGGACGACGCGCAGTCGTGCTGGTGCTGCTACGAGGAGGAGCAGGCGGCGGAAACAGCCGCCgcctcggcctcggcctcgtcgtcgtcgtcgtggaaCTGGAACGGCAGGTGGGCGTGCAAGGCGTGCGGCGAGGGCGAGGCGtcggtgctgctgctgccgtgcCGACACCTGTGCCTGTGCAAGGCGTGCGAGCGGCGGACGGAGGCCTGCCCCGTCTGCCTCGCCACCAAGAATGCGTGCATCCACGTCGCGGCCGACTGA